Part of the bacterium genome, CTCCTTCGAATCAGCGTCTTCAGCCGCCGGATGCCAACGCTTCGGGCTCAAGCCCCGATTGGACCGCCGCCCTGACTTCCTGGATCAGGGCGCTCATCTTACCGTGCTCGTGGCCGGTGACCTCCACCGGCTCATGCACGATCAGCTTCGCCCTGCCGGGGAAGAGCCTCCAGGTGCCCCCGGGTAGGATCTCCCGAGTGCCGACGATGGTCACCGGCAGGATCGGCAAATCGAG contains:
- a CDS encoding 1-acyl-sn-glycerol-3-phosphate acyltransferase, coding for ELRRVPGLGIGCEKLGHIYVDRSHSHAAIRSIKAARERITDGTSVVFFAEGTFGKGRELLAFKKGAFRMAIDLDLPILPVTIVGTREILPGGTWRLFPGRAKLIVHEPVEVTGHEHGKMSALIQEVRAAVQSGLEPEALASGG